In Campylobacter showae, the genomic stretch ATTACGGTTTAAATTTTAGCCCTTTTTAATAAACATAAATGAAATTTTAACTAAACTCGCCTGGCCGCGCGTTCGCCTACACCCAATTTAGGCCATATACAGCTATTTTGACGAGATTTTATTCATCGCAAAACCGCAAAATCGCCCCGTGACGCCATCTCTGCGATATGAAAATAGCTCCCTCGTCTCAAACGTACAGCGCGAATCAAACTCCACTCGCTCAACGCCAAGCGCGGTAAATTCGTCCCGCAAGGCTGCCTCCATGTCAAATTTGCCGCCATTTTTATAGCGGTTAAACTCGGCCAAATCAAGCTCGCCCACCTCGTAGTTTCGCGCCTTGATATTTGCGCCGACAAACACGCGCAAATCGCCCGCCTCGCAGCCAAACTCGCTCGCCATCAAATTTACCGCATTCGTGCAAATTTTACCCGTTACGCCCGCCCTGCCCGCATGCACGGCAGCAACCACGCCGCGTCTCTCGTCCGCGATCAAAACAGGCGAACAGTCGGCAACCAAAACGCAAAGCGCTACGCCTCTAAGCGCGGTTATCACGCCGTCGCAGGGCGGTAGCTCATCATCAATATCTCGCAAAATTTCCACGCGATTTGAGTGAATTTGACGCATAAATTTTAGATTGTCGGGCGCGACGCCGATTTGCTCGGCTAGGATTTCGCGATTTTTAGCGACGTTTGCAGGCTGGTCGCCGACGTGACCCGCTAAATTTAACCCCTCGTACGCGCCCTCGCTTACTCCACCAAAACGCGTCGTAAAGCCAAGCTTCAAGCGCTCGCTTTCAAAAACTACGTCTAAAATTTCCCGCTTCGTTTTCGTCAAATTTAACCCCTCAAGCCTAATAAAGACTCGCGATATGCTGCGACTCGTCCCAGCTGATCTCGCTTTTGTCGCCGTTTTGGGCACTGCAACCAAACTCCAGCTGCCTAGCCACGTAGCGCGCTAGCAGATCGCTCTCCACGTTTACACGGCGTCCCGGCTCAAACTCGCCAAACAAGCTCTCGCGAAAGGTGATCGGGATGATTGTGAGGCGCACGCCGGTCGGCAAAACTTCGTTGATCGTGAGACTCACGCCCTCGACCGCGATGCTGCCTTTGTTTGCCATCAAAGGCATGACGTCGGAGGGCAAATTTATATAAAAATCAACCCCGTTTTCGCGGCGCTCTATACGTGCAACCTCGCCGATAGCGTCTACGTGGCCTTGCAGCAGATGCCCGTCTACGCGGTCGGCTAAGCGCATCGCAGGCTCGATATGCACGCGTCCGCGCAAATTTTCCGTCGCGATGTGCGCTCTAGTCTCGGCGCTAAGCTCCACGCTAAAGCCGTCTGAGTGCAGCTGCGTCACGCTAAGACAAGCGCCGTTTACCGCGACGCTATCGCCTAAATTTGGGCGGTATGAGGCTTTTAGTCGCAGGGTATTTTGCGAATAGCTCGCAACCTGCGCGATCTCTCTAATCAGTCCGTTAAACATTTTTCGTCCTTAAATTTTGAGCTATTTTATAAAATTTAGCCTCAGAACGGGCTAAATTTGCCGTCTAAATTTTAGCCGCCCGATTTTTGCCGCGGCTTGAATATATAAAACTAGCGGAATAATCGCGCTCGGCCTCGATAAATTTAATACACTTTAAAAATATTTAAGATAAAATAATCGCCGAATAATAATCATAAGAAACGATAAACTTGAAAAAATCACGACTAGGCCTACTTGAGACCGATATTTTAGACGTTTTGAACCAAAACGAGCTTGCTAAATTTAACCGCGAGCTCCTAGCCAAAGGCGCCACAATCTACGCAGAATCAATCAAAGTCGTGATAATTAAAAGCGGCTCGGGCAAGCTCTCGTTTTTTGAGGACGGCGAGGAGTTTATCGTCTATCACCTCCAAAAAGACAACATCTCGATCGTGGACGACGTGTGCGTGCTAGAGATCCTAGAGGACAGCGAGGTCTACTCGATCGACGCGGGCGATATGGGCGAGCTGCTAAAAAACGAGCGATTTGCCAAAGCATACGCCGACACACTCGTAAATATCTCGCTACTGCAGCGCCAGATCATAAAATCGATACTTTTTGAAAGCGCGAAGGGGCGCATAGCAAACTTTCTCGTCGAGCTCGCCGCCGAGCAAAATTTGACGCAAAACGGCTATCACTACGTCTTTTTACCATTTTCGCTAAAGGTGCTTTCAAGCTTCGTCGGACTCAAACGCCAAAGCGCAAGCACCGCGTTTAACGAACTCATAAAAGACGATATCATCAGGCGCATAACGCCGCATGAGTTTTTGATAGTGGATTATGAAAAGCTGCAAAGCTATACGAACTAAAATTTAAATTTGCACACCAAAAACCGCACGGCAAAAACGCTAAATTTGAGTTTTTAAATCTAATGTAGTTAAATTTGTAAATTTAGTAAGCTATGTAATAAATATTCCAGACAGAATAGGTGTAGTTTAACTTTAAAATTTTAACCCGTGAGGGAGCGGACTCGTCGTCCGTAACCAAAACGGGTTTAAAATTTTAAAGCTTGAAATCCGTTCATTTATGGGGAATTACTTCTTTTTCATATCAAATTTATTCGCCATAAATCCAACTAGTCCCACAAAGAAAAGACCGCCGCAGATATTACCCAGCGTAACCGGAACTAGGTTTTTAACGATGAAATTTCCCCAGTTTAGCACGTCTAGCTTTTCAGCCGTGATGCCGTGTCCTAGAGCCGTAGCCGCAGCGGCGATATCTCCGCCGTTTGCCGCGATATAGTGAGCTTTAGCGATGATGGCTTCTGTTATGATAAACATATTTGCCACGCAGTGCTCCATCGAGCATGCGACAAACGCACCGATCATCCACATAATGGCAAAAAATTTGCCCGCTAAGTTGCTCTCGCTGGTCGCAGTCCAGATAGACATGCAAACAAACACGTTACAAAAGATACCGCGGATAAATAGCTCGTGAAACGGCGCCGTGATCTTGCCGATACCGGCCGGTACGAAGTGCTGCAAGATGTAGCCGTCGTACTTTAGCGGTAAGCCAGAGTAGTAGTACATATAGGCAATTAGCGCGCCGCCGACGAAGTTAAAAAACCAAACGATCGCCCAGTAGTTAATGGTTTTGCCTAAATTTAGCTTGCCTTCATACGCGCTAACGCCGCTTAAAACCGAGCTAGTAAATAGATGCCCGCCGTAGAAAACGACCATCATGAGACCACAACTAAATGTGATGCCGCCGATAAAATTTGCTAGACCGATAGACTGCTTTTCAGCCATGCCCACGGTCGAGTGCGCCCAGAAAATATCGCCCATCGCGATCGCTGCGCCCGCCATGATGGCTAGAAAAATAATGCTTACTAACGGAGTATGCGCCTTATGCTCCATCGAATTTGACACCGCTTGCGCGGTTTCTGCAGGATTTAACATGTCCTTCTCCTATTTTAAATTTTTATCTATCTCCAAAATACGCTCGTAAGCTTTTTGCGCGCTTTTTTTCGCATTTTCGCTTAAGCCCTCTTTAAAATCAAGCACGTTTTCAAGCAAAACGCTAATGCCTAAAAATAGCGTTTTGGGGCAAATTTTACGCAGGTAGCTTAAAAGTACGGGCGTGGGTAGGTTGTGCGTCGAGTAGATATAGTCGCGCTCGTTGCTAAGATCGAAAAACTCGATCGCGCCGTCTTTAAAGCCGCTCATCGCGTCTACCACGACGATGATATCGGGCTCAAATTCTCTAAGCGCACCAAACTCGTTTTCAGGCACGTCCTGTCCATAAAATACCCGCCAATCTTTCAAATTTGCCTCGACGATCCGCCCCGTTTCGTTGCCTACGTCGTCGTCGCCGCGCATGGGATTACCGATGCAAAGCAAAGCCTTTTTCATCAAAAATCCTTCCTAAGCACCAGATATCCCTCGCGCAGATTTTCAAGCTCTTTTTTTAGCTCGCATTCGCAAAGCTCGGGGATGAGCCTTGCCGCATGCTCCCTAAATATCTCCACTTCAAAATACTTGCTTAAATTTCCCAGCTTAAATTTGACGTATTCGCCGCCGCTAGCGACGATGCGCTCAAACTCTTCGTCCGGTATTTCGAGCGATTTTTCGCTAAAGTCCACCGTCCCCACGCCGTGTCCGACGCAGACGGAAAATAGCTTGATATCTTTTAGCTCTTTTGGCATCTTTTCGTTTTCGTCCATGTGGCGGCGGGCGAGTTTATAGACTCTTATCATCGTTTATCCCAAATTTCTTTTTTGACGTCGATGGCGTTTTGCGTATCGCGTTTTGCTTTGGCGTATTTTAGATAGACGTCGTTATATAAAAGCCCCATGCACTCGGCATATCTAGGATCTTCTTCTTTATGGATAGCCTCTAGCATTACTTTTTTAGTAGCCGCTACGTCGTGGATATCTGGCGATGTTTTGGCAGCGTCCATATACTTAGCAAACAGCGTCCTACCAAATATATAGCTCATCAGTCTCTTTGACTCGGCTTCCAAATCTCGCTCGAAAAGTATGTCGCCCATGATGGACTCTTTAACGGCCGGAACTTTACAGTCGTCCTGCTCGAAGCTTCTTTTTTGCAGCTTTTGATCTATGATACCAAGAGCCATGCCAAGGCCGTAGATGACGCTAGCCGGATGCGGAGGACAGCCCGGGATATAGACGTCTACAGGGATGATCTTATCTATACCGCCCCAAACGCTATATGCGTCGTAAAAGATACCGCCCGTACTTCCGCATGCGCCAAATGCAACCACGATCTTTGGATCAGGAGCGGCCTCGTAAGCGCGAAGTAGCGGATAGTACATCTGGCGCGTAACTGGGCCGCTGCAAACCAGAATGTCTGCGTGGCGAGGGTTGGCTACTAGCTTAAACCCGAAGCGCTCAGGGTCCCACATCGGCGTAATAGCGGCGAAAATTTCTATCTCGCAGCCGTTGCAGCTGCCGCAGTCGATGCGGTAGACGCTAAAGCTTCGTTTGATATTTTTTAGATGTTCTAACTTTGCGGTTAGGTCGTTTGCCGTTTTTATATTTTCGGGAACTTGATAAAGGCTCATTTTATCCCCTCCTCTACATCTTTAGTTAAGCGCTCTACGGATTGCGCTTTTTTGCACTCAGGGCAAATATAGAGATAGTTTTTAGCTTCCTCTAGTCTGCCCGGGAGTAAATTTGCCGTACTAAGCTTTGAAAAAGTATAGTTTATAAGGCGAACCGGCGTATAGGGTTTGCCGCAGCATTTGCACTTTTGCATCTCTAGCTCGCCGCGTTGAATTAACGCACTTTTGTCAAATTTAACCGCAAGTTCAAAACCCTGGCTTAAGCGCACGCCGCCGGTCGGACAAACCTCGTCGCAGCGTCCGCAAAATATGCAGCGTCCGCAATCAAACTGCCACACGAGCTTATCTTGCTTTTCGTTCATTTTTAGCTCTATGGCGTTACTAGGGCACGCTACGCCGCATGCCGCGCAACCTACGCAAAGCTCGTAGGTATAAAACGGCTGCCCGCGGAAATTCTCGGGCACTTTGTAGGGCTCAAACGGATAGGCGTAGGTAGCCTTTCCGTATTTTTCGGTTATGTCAAATAACTTCATCATCTTAAATCCTTTTTGCTAATCTTACCTGTTTGGCAAAATCTCTTAAGGTCTTTCTCGGTTAAAATTTTACTCTTTTTAGTATTTACGTCCACAATCGTAACACGCTCGGTGCATGAATAGCACGGGTCAAGCGAGCAGACGATAAGTGCCGCGTCTGATATGTTATTTCCGCGGAACTGATAGCGGAGGCTCGGCCAGTTGTTATACGTAGCCGCGCGGCATCTCCATCGGAAAACCTTTTGCGCGCTGCCTTGCATGATCCAGTGGACGTTTTCTCCGCGAGGAGCTTCGTCGTGTCCGAGCGCGAAATTTTCAGGCTTGATCATAGTCACAGGATCTATCATAATCGGCGTTTGAGGCATTAGCTCAAAGCACTGTCTGATGATATGAATAGACTGTTTTAACTCCTTATATCTCACGACTTCGCGACTAAATACGTCTCCGCCGTGCTCGACCGCGACCTCAAATTCGATATGTTTAAAGAAGTCGTAAGGGTGGTCGTAGCGGTTATCGCGCTTAAAGCCCGAACCTCTCATATTTGGACCGACCGGGCTAAAGTCGCGAGCAACTTGTTTATCAAGCACGCCTACGCCCTTCCAGCGTCCTAGTTGGCGTTTATCCTCCATCACGGCATCCCAAATTTCCGTAATTTGAACGTCGAGTTTGTTTATGATCGCAAGGCCTTGCCTAATTTCGTTGTCGGTCATATCTCGGCGAAGTCCGCCCATGATGACGTTACCGTATGTCTTGCGACCGCCGGTTACGAGTTGGGCTAGCTCCATGGAGTACTCGCGCACCCTAAAGATATGCATGAAGGCGTTATAGTTACCAGTTACCTCGCAGGCTAGACCGATATTTAAAAGGTGGCTGTGAAGGCGCTCGATCTCAAGGCAAATCACGCGGATAGCTTGCGCTCTTAGCGGGATTTCTAGCTTTATAGCCCTTTCCGCCGCTTCTATACACGCAATCGCGTGAGCGTAACCGCAAATTCCGCAGACGCGCTCTGCAAGGTAACCCATCTGATCGTAGTTCATACGATTTTCGGCTAGCTTTTCCATACCGCGGTGTTGATAGAACAAACGGTAGTCCGCGTCTATGATCTCGTCGCCGTCGCAAAATAACCTAAAGTGTCCAGGCTCGTCAGATGTAACGTGTAAAGGTCCGAGCGGTACGTCGACTACGCTATCGCCGCTAGGAAACAAAAACTCAGCATCAGGCTCGTCTTGATGAGCGACCGGATCTGGTCTATAGCGGTAGTCCATCGCGTCTTTTCTAAGCGGATGAAGGCCGTCTGGCCAATCGTCCGCTAAAACTAAGCGGCGTTTATCAGGTAACCCCTCGGCGACTAGGCCAAACATATCAAAAGCTTCTCTTTCGTACCACACGCAAGCAGGCACTAGCGGCGTAACAGACGGAAACGTCGGATCGACGCCCGGGATCAATGTTTTAACGGTGATAAAGCACTTATCCTCTGCGGCAAAATCATCCGCCTCGGTCATCTTGCTGCCTTCCATAGATATCGCGTAGTAAAGCGCGAAACAGCCGTTTATCGCCCTCTCGTCGTTTGGTATCATCGTGCTTAAAAAGCCGCCGATATCGTAGTAAAGGGTCTTAACCGCAAGCGGAAGGTCGTTTCTATCGACTAAAACCGTGATTTGGTCGTCGGCTTGGCGGGTTACTTCTAAAACCTTTACCTTCGTTTTTAAAATTTCTACAAATTTATCGCCTCTCATCTTCAAACTCCCATCATTATTTTGACGCCCTCATTGACTAGAGCGTAAAAGTTTTCTACGTGCCAAACGCCAAATATTATGATTAGCGCGCAAAGCAGGATAAGCGGTAAATTTTCTACTATGCTCATCTCTTTATTGTGAACGACCGCAGCTTTAGGCTCGCCAAAACTCGCCATGTTAAAGTGCGAGAAGTCCGCGATAAAGATGATCGCAAGAGCTATCGCAAATAGCGCAACGCTAAAATATTGACCGCTGTTTATAGCGCCGACGAATACGTTATATTCGCTGACGAATATCGCAAACGCAGGGACGCCTACTAGCGAACAAACCGCAGCGCCGAACATCATAGTGGTTATCGGTGCAATCTTTACCATACCGCCCATTTTAGTCATATCTTTGTGACCGTAAATTCTAGCGATATTGCCCGTTGAGCAAAACGCAAGAGCTTTTGTAAAGCTGTGAGCTAGGCAGTGAAAAATCGCCGCAAATAGCCCGAAAGGTCCGCCCACGCCAAGAGCAAAGGCGATAACGCCCATATGCACGATAGAGTGGTAGGCAAACATTCTTTTTACGTCGTGTTGTCTAATCAGGAATATACCGCCGACGAACAACGTAATAAGGCCTGAAATTATCATCACGCTTTGAACGAACTCCATGCCAGTAGCTTGAGCCGCGATAGCGTAATATCTAAACAAAGCTAGCATCGCGCACTTTAGCAAAACGCCTGAAAGTAGAGCCGAAATCGGCGCAGGACCTTGGGCGTGAACGTCCGGAAGCCATGTATGCGTAGGAGCAAGACCGGCTTTGGTGCCAAATCCGGTAAGCGCAAAGACAAAGATTAGCTTTGCAACGTCGGGGTTTAAATTTTTAGCGTTTGCCATTATGCCGGTCCATAGCATCGCAGCCTCGCCGTCTTTTATCTCTGCAAAGGTCGCAGAGTAAAGAAGCACGGTCGCATAAAGCGCAAACGCTAGGCCGATAGAGCAAAGGACTATGTATTTATAGCCGCTCTCGGTTGATTTTTGATCTTTTAGGATCGCTACTAGAAACACTGATGAAAGCGTAGTAGCCTCAATCGCAGCCCACATAAACGCGACGTTGTTACAGATGACGCTTAAGCTCATCGTAAATATAAACACGTGGCTAAGCGCGTAGTATTTCTTAAGCGCGCTTAAATTTATATGTCCCTCTTCAAGCTCCCATCTCATATAGTGGGTCGCGTATAAATTTACGAGTAGGCCGGTAACCGCTATAAGTATCAAAAATACGCAGCCAAGGCTGTCTAGAAACAAGAATTTATCGTGCGCGTAAAACGTACCGCCGGTTAAAACCTTGCTTACGTTAAATAGCAACGCCAAAGACGTAACCGCGCTAACCGCAACGTGAAGCAAACTCAAAGTCGCGTAATTTTTCGGAGAGAAAAATAGCAATATCGCTCCAAGAAGCGGTAAAATTAATATCAAAGTTAAACTATCCATCTCTATCCCCTTAAATTCGTAGCCTTAGACGTGTCAAGGCTGCCGTATGCTTTATAAAATCTGATAGCTAGAACGCTCATGATGATAACGGCGAAAATCGCGTCCGTTAAGATGCCAAGCTCGACAAGCTCGTTTGAGTTGTAAGCCATGAGCGCTAGGCTTAGATGTATGCCGTTTTCAAAAAGGCAGTAGGCTAAAATTTGCTTGATAAAAGAGTTTCTAAGCATAAAGCCGAAAACTCCCATCATAAACACGCAAACTGCAGCTAGTAGCATTATTTTCTCTTGGATTAGCGAAAATTTAAGGAATATCGGGTTGATACTCATCGCTAAAGCTAGAGAAAATCCCATCGCTATAACCGGGCTCACGAAAAAGCCGCCCACCGGCTCATCCTCGCTAACGACGTTAAGCTTTTTAATCAACCAAAGCAAAATCGCCGGCACGAATAAAACCTTCGTAAAAAACGCCACAACCGCCCACATGGATAGCTGATGCGCGTTAAATTTAGACGCCAACATAGCAAATATACCGACTAAAAGTAATGTCTCGATCGCGTAAACGATGACGGATAGCTTTAGGTTACGTAACCCAAATACCGCCAAAGACGTTACTATCATGCCGATAGCTAATGCGTCTAACATAGTCATATCTGCATTCATCTCACACCCCCACGACGTAAAGCGTCAAAGCCACGAAAGATATGGCTAGAGCGGCTACCGCGTTTTTACGCAAAGACGAAGTCATCCTAAACCTCGGTCCAAAGTTGTCTATAAACACGGCCGCTACGTAAAACACTCCCGCCTTTAAAACGAAAATTATAACGGCTAGGAAAGGATTGCTAAAATTCCACGGCTCAAAAATCGCGAGGAAAAGTCCTATCATTGCAAATTGTTTTAAGATAAGCGCCGCTTGAACTAAGCCAAGATCGCTACCTGCGTATTCGCCTAGTAGGCCTTCTTGCAACTCTTGCTCCGCCTCTGCTAGGTCAAAAGGCTTTCTGCCCGTCTCAACGTATATGCACCACAAAAATGCGATCGAAGCAACCGCAAAGCTTGGGATCTGATATCCGATTTGGCCGCTTTTTACCATTGATTGAATTTCAACCAAATTTGACGTTCCGGCCGCTAGCATAACTACGATTAGGCACATTATCATGACGGGCTCGACGTAAACTGCTATGGTTTGCTCTCTGCCGCCGCCGGTAGCCGCAAACGGGTTACCGCTATCTAAAGAGGCTGCGCCGAATACGAATCTCAAAAGCGCGCCGAGATATAAGATAACGAAGATATCCGAATATGCTCCGAAAATCGTGCTTTTACTATAAGTAATAGGAATAGCCGCCAGTATCGCCGCCGAAGTAGCAAACAAGAAAAACGGAGCCTGCCTAAATACCCAGTGAGAGCAAGCAGGCACGGTTCTACCGCGTCTAAATAGCTTTATGATGTCGCGATACGTCTGGAAGAAATCGCTACCTTGTTTTGATTGCAGTTTGGCTCTTAGTTTCCTAGCCATACCGTCAAACAAGGGCGCAACCAAGACGATGACGACTACTTGAAATATCATCAAAAGTATAGTCTGTAAAATTTCCATCTCACGCCCCCTATATCAAAAAGTAGCTAACCGCTAGTATCGCGCAAAGATATACGAGGATATATAGCGCGTAAACGTTGGTGTAGCCGCTTTGCATTATGCCTATTTTATCGGCGACCTTTTCGGTAAATTTAATCACCGGCTCGTAAAATAGCCCCCACCAGATATCTTTTGGATGGTTGTGATACTCGACCGGGTTAAAATAGCCTTTAGTCACGACTTTTCTCTCGCCTTTAAACAGCCAGTTCATTATGCGTCTTAGATCGCCCGTAAAAGGACCGCCCGTCATTTGCATGCGAGAGCTGTATTTAAATCCGCAAGCCCAAGGATCGGTCTCGCGAGGTTTCTCGCGGTTTGCTTTCATAAATGCTAAAATCGCAAAAGGTAAAACCATAGTAGAACATAAGATGATGGCTATAAGC encodes the following:
- a CDS encoding hydrogenase 3 maturation endopeptidase HyCI, producing MKKALLCIGNPMRGDDDVGNETGRIVEANLKDWRVFYGQDVPENEFGALREFEPDIIVVVDAMSGFKDGAIEFFDLSNERDYIYSTHNLPTPVLLSYLRKICPKTLFLGISVLLENVLDFKEGLSENAKKSAQKAYERILEIDKNLK
- a CDS encoding NADH-quinone oxidoreductase subunit B family protein; its protein translation is MSLYQVPENIKTANDLTAKLEHLKNIKRSFSVYRIDCGSCNGCEIEIFAAITPMWDPERFGFKLVANPRHADILVCSGPVTRQMYYPLLRAYEAAPDPKIVVAFGACGSTGGIFYDAYSVWGGIDKIIPVDVYIPGCPPHPASVIYGLGMALGIIDQKLQKRSFEQDDCKVPAVKESIMGDILFERDLEAESKRLMSYIFGRTLFAKYMDAAKTSPDIHDVAATKKVMLEAIHKEEDPRYAECMGLLYNDVYLKYAKAKRDTQNAIDVKKEIWDKR
- a CDS encoding NADH-quinone oxidoreductase subunit C; its protein translation is MRGDKFVEILKTKVKVLEVTRQADDQITVLVDRNDLPLAVKTLYYDIGGFLSTMIPNDERAINGCFALYYAISMEGSKMTEADDFAAEDKCFITVKTLIPGVDPTFPSVTPLVPACVWYEREAFDMFGLVAEGLPDKRRLVLADDWPDGLHPLRKDAMDYRYRPDPVAHQDEPDAEFLFPSGDSVVDVPLGPLHVTSDEPGHFRLFCDGDEIIDADYRLFYQHRGMEKLAENRMNYDQMGYLAERVCGICGYAHAIACIEAAERAIKLEIPLRAQAIRVICLEIERLHSHLLNIGLACEVTGNYNAFMHIFRVREYSMELAQLVTGGRKTYGNVIMGGLRRDMTDNEIRQGLAIINKLDVQITEIWDAVMEDKRQLGRWKGVGVLDKQVARDFSPVGPNMRGSGFKRDNRYDHPYDFFKHIEFEVAVEHGGDVFSREVVRYKELKQSIHIIRQCFELMPQTPIMIDPVTMIKPENFALGHDEAPRGENVHWIMQGSAQKVFRWRCRAATYNNWPSLRYQFRGNNISDAALIVCSLDPCYSCTERVTIVDVNTKKSKILTEKDLKRFCQTGKISKKDLR
- the hyfE gene encoding hydrogenase 4 membrane subunit; the encoded protein is MTMLDALAIGMIVTSLAVFGLRNLKLSVIVYAIETLLLVGIFAMLASKFNAHQLSMWAVVAFFTKVLFVPAILLWLIKKLNVVSEDEPVGGFFVSPVIAMGFSLALAMSINPIFLKFSLIQEKIMLLAAVCVFMMGVFGFMLRNSFIKQILAYCLFENGIHLSLALMAYNSNELVELGILTDAIFAVIIMSVLAIRFYKAYGSLDTSKATNLRG
- a CDS encoding riboflavin synthase encodes the protein MFNGLIREIAQVASYSQNTLRLKASYRPNLGDSVAVNGACLSVTQLHSDGFSVELSAETRAHIATENLRGRVHIEPAMRLADRVDGHLLQGHVDAIGEVARIERRENGVDFYINLPSDVMPLMANKGSIAVEGVSLTINEVLPTGVRLTIIPITFRESLFGEFEPGRRVNVESDLLARYVARQLEFGCSAQNGDKSEISWDESQHIASLY
- a CDS encoding respiratory chain complex I subunit 1 family protein, encoding MEILQTILLMIFQVVVIVLVAPLFDGMARKLRAKLQSKQGSDFFQTYRDIIKLFRRGRTVPACSHWVFRQAPFFLFATSAAILAAIPITYSKSTIFGAYSDIFVILYLGALLRFVFGAASLDSGNPFAATGGGREQTIAVYVEPVMIMCLIVVMLAAGTSNLVEIQSMVKSGQIGYQIPSFAVASIAFLWCIYVETGRKPFDLAEAEQELQEGLLGEYAGSDLGLVQAALILKQFAMIGLFLAIFEPWNFSNPFLAVIIFVLKAGVFYVAAVFIDNFGPRFRMTSSLRKNAVAALAISFVALTLYVVGV
- a CDS encoding polyphenol oxidase family protein, which encodes MTKTKREILDVVFESERLKLGFTTRFGGVSEGAYEGLNLAGHVGDQPANVAKNREILAEQIGVAPDNLKFMRQIHSNRVEILRDIDDELPPCDGVITALRGVALCVLVADCSPVLIADERRGVVAAVHAGRAGVTGKICTNAVNLMASEFGCEAGDLRVFVGANIKARNYEVGELDLAEFNRYKNGGKFDMEAALRDEFTALGVERVEFDSRCTFETRELFSYRRDGVTGRFCGFAMNKISSK
- a CDS encoding formate hydrogenlyase complex iron-sulfur subunit, whose amino-acid sequence is MMKLFDITEKYGKATYAYPFEPYKVPENFRGQPFYTYELCVGCAACGVACPSNAIELKMNEKQDKLVWQFDCGRCIFCGRCDEVCPTGGVRLSQGFELAVKFDKSALIQRGELEMQKCKCCGKPYTPVRLINYTFSKLSTANLLPGRLEEAKNYLYICPECKKAQSVERLTKDVEEGIK
- a CDS encoding Crp/Fnr family transcriptional regulator, which produces MKKSRLGLLETDILDVLNQNELAKFNRELLAKGATIYAESIKVVIIKSGSGKLSFFEDGEEFIVYHLQKDNISIVDDVCVLEILEDSEVYSIDAGDMGELLKNERFAKAYADTLVNISLLQRQIIKSILFESAKGRIANFLVELAAEQNLTQNGYHYVFLPFSLKVLSSFVGLKRQSASTAFNELIKDDIIRRITPHEFLIVDYEKLQSYTN
- a CDS encoding formate hydrogenlyase maturation HycH family protein, producing MIRVYKLARRHMDENEKMPKELKDIKLFSVCVGHGVGTVDFSEKSLEIPDEEFERIVASGGEYVKFKLGNLSKYFEVEIFREHAARLIPELCECELKKELENLREGYLVLRKDF
- a CDS encoding hydrogenase 4 subunit F, coding for MDSLTLILILPLLGAILLFFSPKNYATLSLLHVAVSAVTSLALLFNVSKVLTGGTFYAHDKFLFLDSLGCVFLILIAVTGLLVNLYATHYMRWELEEGHINLSALKKYYALSHVFIFTMSLSVICNNVAFMWAAIEATTLSSVFLVAILKDQKSTESGYKYIVLCSIGLAFALYATVLLYSATFAEIKDGEAAMLWTGIMANAKNLNPDVAKLIFVFALTGFGTKAGLAPTHTWLPDVHAQGPAPISALLSGVLLKCAMLALFRYYAIAAQATGMEFVQSVMIISGLITLFVGGIFLIRQHDVKRMFAYHSIVHMGVIAFALGVGGPFGLFAAIFHCLAHSFTKALAFCSTGNIARIYGHKDMTKMGGMVKIAPITTMMFGAAVCSLVGVPAFAIFVSEYNVFVGAINSGQYFSVALFAIALAIIFIADFSHFNMASFGEPKAAVVHNKEMSIVENLPLILLCALIIIFGVWHVENFYALVNEGVKIMMGV
- a CDS encoding formate/nitrite transporter family protein; this encodes MLNPAETAQAVSNSMEHKAHTPLVSIIFLAIMAGAAIAMGDIFWAHSTVGMAEKQSIGLANFIGGITFSCGLMMVVFYGGHLFTSSVLSGVSAYEGKLNLGKTINYWAIVWFFNFVGGALIAYMYYYSGLPLKYDGYILQHFVPAGIGKITAPFHELFIRGIFCNVFVCMSIWTATSESNLAGKFFAIMWMIGAFVACSMEHCVANMFIITEAIIAKAHYIAANGGDIAAAATALGHGITAEKLDVLNWGNFIVKNLVPVTLGNICGGLFFVGLVGFMANKFDMKKK